In the genome of Chiroxiphia lanceolata isolate bChiLan1 chromosome 17, bChiLan1.pri, whole genome shotgun sequence, one region contains:
- the SERINC3 gene encoding serine incorporator 3, with amino-acid sequence MGAVLGVCSLASWIPCLCSGASCLLCRCCPNSKNSTVTRLIYAFLLLLSTVLACIMLAPGMEEQLKKIPGFCDEGLHTRMPHLEGFVSCDVFVGYRAVYRVSFAMAVFFFLLSLLMIEVKTSNDPRASIHNGFWFFKIAAIVAIMVGAFYIPEGPFTRAWFWIGVSGAFFFILIQLVLLVDFAHSWNESWVDRMDEGNAKCWYAALLSCTSLFYALSLVFVVLFYVFYTKPDDCTENKFFISFNMILCIAVSIVSILPKVQEHQPRSGLLQSSVITLYTMYLTWAAMSNEPERNCNPSLLNIITQIAAPTAAPANATVPPATPAPPKSLQWWDAQSVVGLVIFVLCLLYSSIRSSSNSQVNKLTLSGSDTAILEETLGTGSGAAEEGDVRRVTDNEKEGVQYSYTFFHFMLFLASLYIMMTLTNWYSPDADFKTMTSKWPAVWVKITSSWVCLLLYLWTLVAPLVLTNRDFS; translated from the exons aTGGGGGCCGTGTTGGGGGTCTGTTCCCTCGCCAGCTGG ATTCCCTGTCTGTGCAGCGGTGCCTCGTGTTTGCTGTGCCGATGTTGTCCCAACAGCAAGAATTCGACAGTGACACGTCTTATCTatgccttcctcctcctcctcagcactgTGCTTGCCTGCATCATGCTGGCACCAGGCatggaagagcagctgaaaaaG ATCCCTGGATTTTGTGATGAGGGGCTTCACACCCGGATGCCCCACCTGGAGGGGTTTGTCAGCTGCGATGTGTTTGTGGGGTACAGAGCTGTCTATCGGGTCAGCTTTGCCATGGCTGtgttcttcttcctcctctccctgctcatGATAGAGGTGAAAACAAGCAACGACCCCAGAGCCTCGATACACAACGG GTTCTGGTTCTTCAAAATAGCTGCCATTGTGGCCATCATGGTTGGAGCATTTTACATCCCTGAAGGGCCTTTCACAAGAG CTTGGTTTTGGATTGGTGTTTCTGGAGCCTTCTTCTTCATTCTTATCCAGTTGGTGCTTCTTGTGGACTTTGCTCACTCCTGGAATGAGAGCTGGGTTGATAGAATGGATGAGGGAAATGCTAAATGCTGGTATGCAG CTCTCCTGTCCTGTACAAGCTTGTTCTACGCCTTGTCCCTGGTGTTTGTTGTTCTCTTCTACGTTTTCTACACGAAGCCTGATGACTGCACTGAGAACAAGTTCTTCATAAGCTTTAACATGATCCTGTGCATTGCTGTCTCCATCGTTTCTATCCTTCCAAAAGTTCAg GAACATCAGCCTCGCTCTGGGCTCCTCCAGTCCTCTGTCATCACACTCTACACCATGTACCTCACCTGGGCAGCCATGTCCAACGAGCCTG aaagaaactgtAACCCAAGTTTGCTGAACATCATCACCCAGATAGCTGcacccacagctgctccagccaaTGCCACTGTCCCACCTGCCACTCCTGCTCCGCCCAAGTCCCTGCAGTGGTGGGATGCCCAGAGTGTTGTTGGACTGGTTATCTTTGTCCTTTGCCTCTTGTATTCCAG CATCCGCTCTTCCAGTAACAGCCAGGTGAACAAGCTGACCCTGTCTGGGAGTGACACTGCCATCCTGGAGGAGACCCTGGGGACGGGGAGCGGGGCTGCGGAGGAGGGCGACGTGCGCCGTGTCACGGACAACGAGAAGGAGGGAGTTCAGTACAGCTACACCTTCTTCCACTTCATGCTCTTTCTTGCCTCTCTTTACATCATGATGACACTCACCAACTGGTACAG tccTGATGCAGATTTCAAGACAATGACAAGCAAGTGGCCGGCCGTGTGGGTGAAGATAACCTCCAGCTGGGTCTGTCTGCTTCTCTATCTCTGGACCTTAGTGGCTCCTCTTGTCCTTACTAACAGAGACTTCAGTTAA